One window of Mastacembelus armatus chromosome 20, fMasArm1.2, whole genome shotgun sequence genomic DNA carries:
- the LOC113121551 gene encoding piggyBac transposable element-derived protein 4-like isoform X2 encodes MAAIKRESQYEYSDNCYKTEIKEENQVPGFVYQDHFKHEIKEESQDPDFTDQSHFKSGIKEEIRDPRIVHQDHNKPEMNENQDQHFTELNEHKSEIKEENHDRNFIDSVRLFSSASPSDQQASTSQTQQTREVACQTVRPVRKVGTQLSLRTLQAHIRSEELFFLKAIHTLVQLIVWKIRVQSSDDSELEAEFSREKRQRLDGAPTPSSGHSETTSTTGSTPSRRKGILTIGRSKRKAPDSKEPTTSSTADGWHDMSEADVDPPRVSFRPARTPGPQLIPTSTYIPLELFQLFFTSTVLQTILANTNSYGSLKQQEGQKPWEEITLDDLYSFLALVIYMGFVRFSRITDYWRSSRLYSLPLPCQIMSKRKFLRILSCLHLSDPKLDAENDKKKGTPAYDRLCKIKPLYHQIVEACKSNFHPFQSIAVDERTVWSNARSGLKHIKDEPTKWGYKLFVLADSSSGYTWNFLVYEGKAVVDNGKGHSYESIMKLLELKVLGTGYRLFVDNLYTSPTLFQDLLQKKILACGMICPKRIGFPKTLGNTTTMNAPRGTIHWIREDEVLFVRWMDTREVIMCSTMHKAFEGDTVQRRVKGNNNQWSTVSVPVPAAVKDYNTSMGAMDSPDALMSYYNIFHKTQKWYKTFFFHFLDIAVVNAYILHCHMAKAKQQKPLTQEAFREALVLQLAECQSTSSSSSHAASSTSESTSDAVPSTSACSSDTVLSASALSSDAASSTSASSFDAAPSTSAPSSMTHKPAYIKGDSTNGRRKCRHCHQKTPVICTSCEVPLCFVAKRDCFNDWHSKNSL; translated from the exons ATGGCGGCGATAAAAAGAGAATCACAGTATGAATACAGCGATAACTGCTACAAAACCGAGATTAAAGAGGAGAACCAGGTCCCAGGTTTTGTCTACCAGGACCACTtcaaacatgaaattaaagaggAGAGTCAGGACCCGGATTTTACCGACCAAAGCCACTTCAAGAGCGGGATAAAGGAGGAGATCCGGGATCCACGTATCGTACACCAGGATCACAACAAACCTGAAATGAATGAGAATCAGGACCAACATTTCACCGAACTGAACGAACACAAGAGCGAAATAAAGGAGGAGAACCATGACCGAAATTTCATCGACTCAGTTCGCCTCTTCTCGTCCGCTTCTCCCAGCGATCAACAG GCAAGCacatcacaaacacagcaaacaaggGAGGTGGCATGCCAAACGGTCCGGCCAGTGAGGAAAGTTGGTACACAACTGTCTTTGAGGACTCTCCAGGCTCATATACGTAGTGAAG AGCTGTTCTTTCTAAAAGCGATTCATACGCTcgtgcaacttatagtctggaaaatacg TGTTCAGAGCTCAGACGACAGCGAGTTAGAAGCAGAATTTTCCAGAGAAAAGCGTCAGAGATTGGATGGCGCCCCCACCCCATCATCAGGGCATTCAGAGACAACCTCAACTACTGGTTCCACACCGAGCAGAAGGAAAGGGATATTAACAATAGGAAGGAGTAAGCGAAAAGCACCAGACAGCAAAGAACCAACTACCAGCAGTACTGCAGATGGATGGCATGATATGAGTGAAGCTGATGTTGATCCACCAAGGGTCTCATTCCGACCTGCAAGAACACCAGGTCCCCAGCTAATACCCACATCCACCTATATCCCACTGGAGCTGTTTCAACTATTTTTCACTTCAACTGTGCTGCAGACAATCCTTGCTAATACAAATTCTTATGGATCTTTGAAGCAGCAAGAAGGTCAGAAGCCATGGGAAGAAATTACTCTGGATGACCTTTACTCTTTCCTGGCACTTGTTATTTACATGGGCTTTGTGAGGTTTTCCAGGATCACAGACTATTGGAGGAGCTCAAGACTATATTCCCTCCCACTGCCTTGTCAAATCATGTCAAAGAGGAAGTTTCTGAGGATTTTGTCTTGTTTGCATCTCAGTGATCCTAAGCTAGATGCTGAGAATGACAAGAAGAAAGGCACACCAGCATATGACCGTCTATGTAAAATCAAGCCATTATATCATCAGATAGTGGAAGCATGCAAAAGCAATTTTCACCCGTTCCAGAGTATTGCCGTAGATGAGCGTACAGTGTGGTCAAATGCCAGAAGTGGATTGAAACATATAAAAGATGAACCAACAAAGTGGGGGTacaaactgtttgttttggctGACTCGTCATCTGGCTATACATGGAACTTTTTAGTGTACGAAGGGAAGGCGGTGGTGGATAATGGCAAAGGACACAGTTATGAGTCAATAATGAAGCTGCTAGAGCTGAAGGTGTTGGGGACTGGCTACAGATTGTTTGTTGACAATCTTTACACCAGCCCGACACTCTTCCAGGACCTTCTCCAAAAAAAGATCTTGGCCTGTGGTATGATTTGTCCTAAAAGGATTGGATTTCCAAAGACTCTAGGGAACACCACGACAATGAATGCTCCCAGGGGGACAATACACTGGATCAGGGAGGATGAGGTGCTTTTTGTTAGATGGATGGACACACGGGAGGTGATTATGTGCTCCACAATGCACAAAGCCTTTGAGGGGGACACAGTTCAGAGACGAGTCAAGGGTAACAACAACCAGTGGTCAACGGTGAGCGTCCCTGTACCAGCTGCTGTGAAGGACTACAACAC GAGCATGGGGGCAATGGACAGTCCCGATGCTCTGATGAGTTACTACAACATCTTCCATAAAACACAGAAGTGGTATAAgactttcttttttcacttcctgGACATTGCAGTTGTAAATGCTTACATACTGCACTGTCACATGGCCAAGGCAAAGCAACAGAAACCTCTGACACAAGAAGCTTTCAGAGAGGCCCTGGTGTTACAACTGGCAGAGTGTCAGTCcacatcatcatcctcatctcATGCAGCATCATCTACATCAGAATCCACATCTGATGCAGTACCATCTACATCAGCCTGCTCTTCTGATACAGTACTATCCGCATCAGCATTGTCTTCTGATGCAGCATCATCCACTTCAGCATCCTCGTTTGATGCGGCACCATCCACATCAGCACCCTCTTCAATGACACACAAACCTGCATACATCAAGGGGGACAGCACAAATGGCAGACGAAAGTGCAGGCACTGTCACCAAAAGACACCTGTCATTTGTACCTCCTGTGAAGTGCCTCTCTGCTTTGTGGCTAAAAGAGACTGCTTCAATGACTGGCACAGTAAGAACAGCCTGTAA
- the LOC113121551 gene encoding piggyBac transposable element-derived protein 4-like isoform X1 → MAAIKRESQYEYSDNCYKTEIKEENQVPGFVYQDHFKHEIKEESQDPDFTDQSHFKSGIKEEIRDPRIVHQDHNKPEMNENQDQHFTELNEHKSEIKEENHDRNFIDSVRLFSSASPSDQQASTSQTQQTREVACQTVRPVRKVGTQLSLRTLQAHIRSEENVLNDICHSNDEDNPLREDSSDSDSISDCVSVSDSVDSLAEEYYEEGLDPVLDFVQSSDDSELEAEFSREKRQRLDGAPTPSSGHSETTSTTGSTPSRRKGILTIGRSKRKAPDSKEPTTSSTADGWHDMSEADVDPPRVSFRPARTPGPQLIPTSTYIPLELFQLFFTSTVLQTILANTNSYGSLKQQEGQKPWEEITLDDLYSFLALVIYMGFVRFSRITDYWRSSRLYSLPLPCQIMSKRKFLRILSCLHLSDPKLDAENDKKKGTPAYDRLCKIKPLYHQIVEACKSNFHPFQSIAVDERTVWSNARSGLKHIKDEPTKWGYKLFVLADSSSGYTWNFLVYEGKAVVDNGKGHSYESIMKLLELKVLGTGYRLFVDNLYTSPTLFQDLLQKKILACGMICPKRIGFPKTLGNTTTMNAPRGTIHWIREDEVLFVRWMDTREVIMCSTMHKAFEGDTVQRRVKGNNNQWSTVSVPVPAAVKDYNTSMGAMDSPDALMSYYNIFHKTQKWYKTFFFHFLDIAVVNAYILHCHMAKAKQQKPLTQEAFREALVLQLAECQSTSSSSSHAASSTSESTSDAVPSTSACSSDTVLSASALSSDAASSTSASSFDAAPSTSAPSSMTHKPAYIKGDSTNGRRKCRHCHQKTPVICTSCEVPLCFVAKRDCFNDWHSKNSL, encoded by the exons ATGGCGGCGATAAAAAGAGAATCACAGTATGAATACAGCGATAACTGCTACAAAACCGAGATTAAAGAGGAGAACCAGGTCCCAGGTTTTGTCTACCAGGACCACTtcaaacatgaaattaaagaggAGAGTCAGGACCCGGATTTTACCGACCAAAGCCACTTCAAGAGCGGGATAAAGGAGGAGATCCGGGATCCACGTATCGTACACCAGGATCACAACAAACCTGAAATGAATGAGAATCAGGACCAACATTTCACCGAACTGAACGAACACAAGAGCGAAATAAAGGAGGAGAACCATGACCGAAATTTCATCGACTCAGTTCGCCTCTTCTCGTCCGCTTCTCCCAGCGATCAACAG GCAAGCacatcacaaacacagcaaacaaggGAGGTGGCATGCCAAACGGTCCGGCCAGTGAGGAAAGTTGGTACACAACTGTCTTTGAGGACTCTCCAGGCTCATATACGTAGTGAAG AGAACGTTTTGAATGACATTTGCCATTCAAATGATGAGGACAATCCACTGAGAGAAGATTCTAGCGACAGCGACAGCATCAGCGACTGCGTCAGCGTCAGTGACAGCGTGGACTCTCTGGCTGAGGAATATTATGAAGAAGGATTAGATCCTGTTTTAGATTT TGTTCAGAGCTCAGACGACAGCGAGTTAGAAGCAGAATTTTCCAGAGAAAAGCGTCAGAGATTGGATGGCGCCCCCACCCCATCATCAGGGCATTCAGAGACAACCTCAACTACTGGTTCCACACCGAGCAGAAGGAAAGGGATATTAACAATAGGAAGGAGTAAGCGAAAAGCACCAGACAGCAAAGAACCAACTACCAGCAGTACTGCAGATGGATGGCATGATATGAGTGAAGCTGATGTTGATCCACCAAGGGTCTCATTCCGACCTGCAAGAACACCAGGTCCCCAGCTAATACCCACATCCACCTATATCCCACTGGAGCTGTTTCAACTATTTTTCACTTCAACTGTGCTGCAGACAATCCTTGCTAATACAAATTCTTATGGATCTTTGAAGCAGCAAGAAGGTCAGAAGCCATGGGAAGAAATTACTCTGGATGACCTTTACTCTTTCCTGGCACTTGTTATTTACATGGGCTTTGTGAGGTTTTCCAGGATCACAGACTATTGGAGGAGCTCAAGACTATATTCCCTCCCACTGCCTTGTCAAATCATGTCAAAGAGGAAGTTTCTGAGGATTTTGTCTTGTTTGCATCTCAGTGATCCTAAGCTAGATGCTGAGAATGACAAGAAGAAAGGCACACCAGCATATGACCGTCTATGTAAAATCAAGCCATTATATCATCAGATAGTGGAAGCATGCAAAAGCAATTTTCACCCGTTCCAGAGTATTGCCGTAGATGAGCGTACAGTGTGGTCAAATGCCAGAAGTGGATTGAAACATATAAAAGATGAACCAACAAAGTGGGGGTacaaactgtttgttttggctGACTCGTCATCTGGCTATACATGGAACTTTTTAGTGTACGAAGGGAAGGCGGTGGTGGATAATGGCAAAGGACACAGTTATGAGTCAATAATGAAGCTGCTAGAGCTGAAGGTGTTGGGGACTGGCTACAGATTGTTTGTTGACAATCTTTACACCAGCCCGACACTCTTCCAGGACCTTCTCCAAAAAAAGATCTTGGCCTGTGGTATGATTTGTCCTAAAAGGATTGGATTTCCAAAGACTCTAGGGAACACCACGACAATGAATGCTCCCAGGGGGACAATACACTGGATCAGGGAGGATGAGGTGCTTTTTGTTAGATGGATGGACACACGGGAGGTGATTATGTGCTCCACAATGCACAAAGCCTTTGAGGGGGACACAGTTCAGAGACGAGTCAAGGGTAACAACAACCAGTGGTCAACGGTGAGCGTCCCTGTACCAGCTGCTGTGAAGGACTACAACAC GAGCATGGGGGCAATGGACAGTCCCGATGCTCTGATGAGTTACTACAACATCTTCCATAAAACACAGAAGTGGTATAAgactttcttttttcacttcctgGACATTGCAGTTGTAAATGCTTACATACTGCACTGTCACATGGCCAAGGCAAAGCAACAGAAACCTCTGACACAAGAAGCTTTCAGAGAGGCCCTGGTGTTACAACTGGCAGAGTGTCAGTCcacatcatcatcctcatctcATGCAGCATCATCTACATCAGAATCCACATCTGATGCAGTACCATCTACATCAGCCTGCTCTTCTGATACAGTACTATCCGCATCAGCATTGTCTTCTGATGCAGCATCATCCACTTCAGCATCCTCGTTTGATGCGGCACCATCCACATCAGCACCCTCTTCAATGACACACAAACCTGCATACATCAAGGGGGACAGCACAAATGGCAGACGAAAGTGCAGGCACTGTCACCAAAAGACACCTGTCATTTGTACCTCCTGTGAAGTGCCTCTCTGCTTTGTGGCTAAAAGAGACTGCTTCAATGACTGGCACAGTAAGAACAGCCTGTAA
- the LOC113121355 gene encoding CD276 antigen-like — protein MTEVKCAVFLMVLTALWTSTRGEPRVSCAFKESCILPCLFQMGSDVVIHWIQMMDIPVHSYYHSEDQLARQNQRFMKRTSLFKDQISEGNASLQLTGVDFQDQGRYKCYTSTITGNKESFITLHVDAPVNKVNIEQVENRITCSSGGIYPEPELIWSTNPPSTLTLQNNTTVQQTEQQLYNISSLLILSDSVTDLDYICTVSTNRNKRRTTLLKSNSITSSSTEATISCTDSNSPSTSLIWRFNHSQIILTQTRAKDPTVSEEWRKLVKGVSDSGSLTLQGISSDKEGIYTCELIHAGEASARNTFLKVENSQGNTHFVIIGVVGLAVIVAVIILLLWFKRRKAQKNRNNL, from the exons AGCCTAGAGTGTCTTGTGCTTTCAAGGAGAGCTGCATCTTGCCCTGCCTCTTCCAGATGGGCAGCGATGTGGTCATTCACTGGATTCAGATGATGGACATTCCTGTTCACTCCTACTATCACAGTGAAGACCAGCTTGCACGCCAGAATCAGCGCTTTATGAAAAGGACATCACTGTTCAAGGACCAGATCTCTGAAGGAAATGCATCGCTCCAGCTGACAGGCGTGGACTTTCAGGACCAGGGCCGATACAAGTGCTACACCAGCACCATCACTGGCAACAAGGAGTCATTTATCACCTTACATGTGGATG CTCCAGTTAATAAAGTCAACATTGAGCAGGTAGAAAACAGGATCACCTGCAGCTCAGGGGGGATCtaccctgagcctgagctcatCTGGTCCACCAACCCTCCATCCACTCTGACTCTCCAGAACAACACCACAGTCCAGCAGACTGAGCAGCAGCTTTATAACATCAGTAGTCTTCTAATACTATCAGACAGTGTTACTGATCTGGACTACATCTGCACTGTCAGCACTAACAGAAACAAGAGACGAACCACTTTGTTGAAATCAA attcTATCACTAGTTCAAGCACTGAAGCAACAATCTCCTGCACTGACTCCAACAGCCCTTCAACAAGCCTCATTTGGAGATTCAACCACAGTCAGATCATCCTGACCCAGACCAGAGCTAAGGACCCCACAGTCTCGGAGGAGTGGAGGAAGCTGGTGAAAGGTGTGTCAGACTCAGGCAGCCTCACACTACAGGGGATATCATCAGATAAGGAGGGGATATACACATGTGAACTCATACATGCTGGAGAGGCATCTGCAAGAAACACCTTCCTGAAGGTCGAGAACAGTCAAG ggaacacacattttgtcattatcGGTGTGGTTGGGCTTGCAGTCATAGTTGCAGTAATAATTCTGTTGCTGTGGTTTAAACGACGGAAAG CccaaaaaaacaggaacaacCTTTGA